GTCCTGAGCCACAGTTCTACGGCTAACTGCGCCGCCGGCCTCGCAAGATCATCAAAAAATGGAACTTGACTGATGCAGTTTGCCGAAAACGCTGTTACGCTCACCCTTAGAATTACGAACATACTTCAATAATTCAGGGAGCACATCATGGCGACAGCACGGCCGGTAGCCCTCGTGACGGGCGCGTCCTCCGGCATTGGGAAAACAGCCGCCCTAGCCCTCGTCGAGGCGGGGTTCGAGGTGATCGGCACGAGCCGGAAGGCGTCCGGGGCCGTCCGCCGCGACGGCGTGACCTTCCTCGGACTCGACGTGGCCAGTGACGATTCGGTCGACGCCGCGGTCGCGGAGGTGATCGAGCGGTACGGGCGGATCGACGTCCTGGTCAACAACGCCGGGATCGGCTCCTCGGGCGCCGACGAGGAGAACTCCGTCGCCCAGGCTCAGCGCGTCTTCGACATCAACGTCTTCGGTGTGATGCGCATGACCAAGGCCGTCCTGCCGCACATGCGCGCCCAGGGTTTCGGACGGATCATCAACATCTCCTCCATCCTCGGCTTCATCCCTCAGCCCTTCATGGCCGCCTACGCGGCCTCCAAGCACGCGGTGGAGGGGTACTCCGAGTCGCTGGACCACGAGGTCCGCGAGTACGGCGTACGGGTGCTGCTCGTCGAGCCCGCCGGCACCAACACCGCCTTCGAGGCGAACGCCGTGGCGCCCGACATGCCGATGGATGTCTACGCGGAGCGGCGGCGCGTCGCCGACCAGGTGGCGGTGTCGTTCAACGACGACGGCGACTCGCCCGATGTCGTCGCCAAGGCGATCGTCGCGGCGGCCACCGACTCCAGGGCGAAGCTGCGGTACGCCGCCGGCCCGAACGCCCGGCGCATCAGCACGGCACGCCGACTCCTGCCCGCACGGGCCTTCGACCAGCAGATCCGCAAGATCAACAAGTTGGCCGGCTGACACCGGCCGACCCTGCGCCCAGCAACGAGGCATCCGCCGCGTCAGCGGTTGTCAGCGCTCCAGCGCGACATTGCCAAACCCGCAAGCCAGCGCGACCACAGACCCGCACCAGCAAGAGAAGAACGTCATGAGCACATATCTGGCAGACAAGGCCGAGAACCTCACCGTGGAGGGGCCCTCCGCAACCTTCACCTACCGGCGCATGGGCCCGCAGGGGGGAGTCCCCCTGGTCCTGCTGCACCGTTTCCGGGCGACCATCGACTGGTGGGACCCGGAGTTCCTGGACCACCTGGCCGCCGACCACGACGTGATCGTCTTCGACAACGTCGGCGTCGGCTACACCACCGGCGATCCGCGCGACTCCCTCGACGGCTTCGCCGCGGGCGTCATCGAGTTCATCGAGGCCCTCGGACTTCCCCAGGCCGACCTGCTCGGCTGGTCACTGGGCGGGTTCGTGGCACAGCGCGTGGCTCTTCACCGCCCCGAGCTGGTGCGCAAGTTCATCGTGGCGGGCAGCAGCCCGACCGCCTGGGCGCCCGGTGCACCACCCATGAGCGAGCGGGTCGTGGGCATCATGTCCAAGCCCGACGGCGGCGACGTGGAAGACATGCTCTACCTGTTCTACCCGGAGACCGACGCGGCCCGCGCCTCGGGACTCAGCCACCTCGACCACGTCTCGACCCGGCTCGCCGCCGGCGGCCCCGGCATCTCCGACGCGGCGGCAGTCGGGCAGTTCACCGCGGTCAGCAAGATCCTCGAGACCCCCTTCGAGGAGGTGGCAGCGGAACTGGAGACCGTCAAGCAACCCGTTCTGTACG
This genomic stretch from Streptomyces deccanensis harbors:
- a CDS encoding oxidoreductase; amino-acid sequence: MATARPVALVTGASSGIGKTAALALVEAGFEVIGTSRKASGAVRRDGVTFLGLDVASDDSVDAAVAEVIERYGRIDVLVNNAGIGSSGADEENSVAQAQRVFDINVFGVMRMTKAVLPHMRAQGFGRIINISSILGFIPQPFMAAYAASKHAVEGYSESLDHEVREYGVRVLLVEPAGTNTAFEANAVAPDMPMDVYAERRRVADQVAVSFNDDGDSPDVVAKAIVAAATDSRAKLRYAAGPNARRISTARRLLPARAFDQQIRKINKLAG
- a CDS encoding alpha/beta fold hydrolase; the encoded protein is MSTYLADKAENLTVEGPSATFTYRRMGPQGGVPLVLLHRFRATIDWWDPEFLDHLAADHDVIVFDNVGVGYTTGDPRDSLDGFAAGVIEFIEALGLPQADLLGWSLGGFVAQRVALHRPELVRKFIVAGSSPTAWAPGAPPMSERVVGIMSKPDGGDVEDMLYLFYPETDAARASGLSHLDHVSTRLAAGGPGISDAAAVGQFTAVSKILETPFEEVAAELETVKQPVLYANGVHDVMLPAFASFAAVQHLQNATLVLYSDAGHAFLFQHAKAFTTQVTDFLAA